The following are encoded together in the Vibrio splendidus genome:
- a CDS encoding DUF3622 domain-containing protein codes for MSKNKKFDIRLTEKRNGWCAEITRQVTSRSTTVSKRESGFETEALAQEWAEKELASFISNQAERNERKSEQRKERDELRHTKELKAEQAREARAKAREEEQEDAE; via the coding sequence ATGTCTAAGAACAAAAAATTTGATATCCGCCTTACAGAAAAACGCAACGGTTGGTGTGCAGAGATTACTCGTCAAGTAACGTCTCGCAGCACAACAGTATCTAAGCGTGAGTCTGGTTTCGAAACTGAAGCTCTAGCACAAGAGTGGGCAGAGAAAGAGCTAGCATCTTTCATCTCAAACCAAGCTGAACGTAACGAGCGTAAATCAGAGCAGCGTAAAGAGCGTGACGAACTACGTCACACTAAAGAGCTTAAAGCTGAGCAAGCACGTGAAGCACGCGCAAAAGCTCGTGAAGAAGAGCAAGAAGACGCTGAGTAA
- a CDS encoding glutamate-5-semialdehyde dehydrogenase, whose translation MDLTNMGIAAKDAAFHLATASTAQKNKALAIIADELEANAATILEANAKDIELGREAGLTDALLDRLLLNEERLIGIANDVRNVISLNDPIGSEMDSKVLENGMSLSRRRVPLGVVGVIYEARPNVTIDIAALCLKTGNASILRGGKETFFSNMELVKVIQSALEKAELPAASVQYIEKPDRELVSQLLKLDDYVDMIIPRGGAGLHKMCKENSTIPVIIGGFGISHIFVDESADLEKSVDVVENSKVQRPSACNSLDTLLVHEAVAEAFLAKLTQRLAGKVTLVADASAKSLIAGFEDQRDAVEGDFDTEWLSYTLGVKVVVDVAEAIDHMRVHNASHSDAIMTNSLESSERFINSVGSAAVYVNASTRFTDGAQFGLGAEVAVSTQKLHARGPMGLEELTSYKWVGKANYLVRG comes from the coding sequence GTGGATTTAACTAACATGGGTATTGCAGCAAAAGACGCTGCTTTCCACCTAGCGACCGCATCTACGGCGCAAAAGAATAAAGCATTGGCGATTATCGCTGATGAGCTAGAAGCAAACGCAGCAACGATTTTAGAAGCGAACGCGAAAGATATCGAATTAGGTCGCGAAGCGGGTTTAACCGACGCACTGCTTGATCGTCTACTTCTTAATGAAGAGCGCTTAATCGGCATCGCTAATGATGTGCGTAACGTGATTAGCCTGAATGACCCAATAGGCAGCGAAATGGACAGTAAGGTACTGGAAAACGGTATGTCACTCTCTCGCCGCCGTGTGCCACTTGGTGTGGTTGGTGTTATCTATGAAGCGCGTCCGAACGTAACTATCGATATTGCAGCTCTGTGTTTGAAGACAGGTAACGCAAGTATTCTACGTGGTGGTAAAGAGACGTTCTTCTCGAACATGGAACTGGTTAAAGTTATCCAGTCTGCATTAGAGAAAGCTGAGCTTCCTGCCGCTTCAGTTCAGTACATTGAAAAACCTGATCGTGAACTCGTATCTCAACTGCTTAAACTGGATGACTACGTGGATATGATTATTCCTCGTGGCGGTGCTGGCCTGCACAAGATGTGTAAAGAGAACAGTACTATTCCAGTTATCATCGGTGGTTTCGGTATCAGCCATATCTTTGTTGATGAGAGCGCTGATCTTGAGAAGTCTGTTGATGTGGTTGAAAACTCGAAAGTTCAACGTCCATCTGCATGTAACTCATTGGATACGCTGCTAGTGCATGAAGCGGTTGCTGAGGCTTTCCTTGCTAAGCTGACACAGCGTTTAGCAGGTAAGGTAACCTTGGTTGCTGACGCCAGTGCAAAATCACTGATAGCAGGTTTTGAAGACCAACGTGATGCAGTTGAAGGTGACTTTGACACTGAGTGGCTAAGCTACACGCTAGGCGTAAAAGTGGTAGTGGATGTGGCAGAAGCGATTGACCACATGCGTGTACACAACGCGAGTCACTCAGATGCGATCATGACCAACAGCCTAGAGAGCTCAGAGCGCTTTATTAACTCTGTCGGTTCTGCGGCGGTTTATGTGAATGCATCAACACGTTTTACTGATGGCGCACAGTTTGGTTTAGGCGCTGAAGTCGCAGTATCAACCCAGAAGCTGCACGCTCGCGGCCCAATGGGCTTAGAAGAACTGACAAGCTACAAATGGGTAGGTAAAGCGAACTATTTAGTTCGCGGTTAA
- the proB gene encoding glutamate 5-kinase yields the protein MLKHHLLFVLFIKDFMTTNHQSGTTTQRKTVVVKLGTSVLTGGTLALDRAHMVELVRQCAELKKQGHSVVMVSSGAIAAGREHLGYPALPNSMASKQLLAAVGQSQLIQVWESLFAIYGLKIGQMLLTRADLDDRERFLNARDTINALVEHDIIPVVNENDAVATNEIKVGDNDNLSALVGILCGADKLLLLTDQKGLFTADPRKDPNAELIKEVKTIDDTLRKIAGGSGTTLGTGGMATKLQAADIARRAGIEVIIAAGSAENVVFDSLSDNPQGTRFLPLAEALENRKRWILAGPASAGDIVVDDGAVNAVNTKGSSLLAKGVVRVKGEFSRGEVTQVTDSKGKVIARGIASYSSQDLAKIAGKHSKDIGDILGYDYGSEVIHRDDLVVIQE from the coding sequence TTGCTAAAACATCACCTCTTATTTGTTTTATTCATAAAAGACTTCATGACAACAAATCATCAAAGCGGGACAACAACACAGCGTAAAACTGTCGTTGTTAAACTGGGTACCAGTGTCTTAACTGGTGGAACATTGGCATTAGACCGCGCTCACATGGTTGAGCTGGTTCGTCAATGTGCTGAATTAAAAAAACAAGGCCACTCTGTGGTTATGGTTTCGTCTGGCGCAATTGCGGCCGGACGTGAGCACCTTGGTTACCCCGCACTTCCCAACTCAATGGCGAGCAAACAATTGCTTGCGGCAGTTGGGCAAAGTCAGTTGATTCAAGTTTGGGAGTCTTTGTTTGCTATCTATGGCCTTAAAATTGGCCAGATGCTACTGACTCGTGCTGATCTCGATGATCGCGAGCGTTTTCTTAATGCACGTGACACGATCAACGCGCTCGTTGAGCACGATATTATTCCGGTAGTAAACGAAAACGACGCAGTAGCCACTAATGAAATTAAAGTGGGCGACAACGATAACTTGTCGGCACTGGTTGGTATTTTATGTGGCGCTGATAAGCTTTTGTTACTCACTGACCAAAAAGGCCTGTTTACCGCAGACCCTCGTAAAGACCCAAATGCTGAGCTCATCAAAGAAGTGAAAACTATTGATGACACACTGCGTAAGATCGCTGGCGGAAGTGGTACTACGTTAGGTACTGGCGGCATGGCGACAAAACTGCAGGCAGCTGATATTGCTCGTCGTGCGGGTATTGAAGTGATTATTGCTGCGGGCAGTGCTGAAAATGTGGTGTTTGATTCATTGAGTGACAACCCACAAGGCACACGTTTCTTGCCTTTAGCTGAAGCGCTTGAAAACCGTAAACGTTGGATTCTAGCGGGCCCAGCTTCTGCTGGTGACATCGTAGTCGACGATGGAGCGGTGAATGCCGTTAACACTAAAGGCAGTAGCTTGTTGGCGAAAGGGGTTGTTCGAGTTAAAGGCGAATTCTCTCGTGGTGAAGTCACCCAAGTCACAGACAGTAAAGGCAAAGTAATTGCGCGTGGTATCGCCAGTTACTCAAGCCAAGACCTAGCAAAAATTGCAGGCAAGCACAGTAAAGATATTGGCGACATTCTTGGATACGATTATGGGTCAGAAGTCATTCACCGTGACGACCTGGTTGTAATCCAAGAGTAG
- the frsA gene encoding esterase FrsA, producing the protein MSESEETSSNLSETLFVKHKQAKETSMLTRYMPSSEELLDKKREEQNSSWYRNLRRLQWVWQGVNPIEQEAVLARIASSDNSRTTDEWLDTVMGYRSGNWAYEWTKLGMQHQNRSNEKSGEEMAEELFSASLCFSIAGYPHLKNDNLAAQAQVLANAAYSEAIKHTKLIVKQIEVPYQNKKIKANLHLTKTDKPQPVVIVSAGLDSLQTDMWRLFRDYLAPKNIAMLTIDMPSIGHSSHWPLTEDSSCLHQAVLNELPNIPWVDHHKVGLFGFRFGGNAMVRLSFLEQHKLKACISLGAPIHDIFVHADKLKQMPKMHLDVLASRLGKGAVDINSLSGQLMAWSLKVQGLLANSKTSVPILALALEGDPVSPHLDNQLVAIYSDYGKAKKIKTKSITQGYEQSLELAIKWLEDELFR; encoded by the coding sequence ATGTCTGAATCAGAAGAAACGAGCTCGAACCTTTCGGAAACCTTGTTTGTAAAGCACAAGCAGGCCAAAGAGACCTCAATGCTTACTCGCTACATGCCAAGTTCTGAAGAACTGCTGGATAAAAAGCGTGAAGAGCAGAACTCATCTTGGTATCGAAACCTAAGACGTCTTCAGTGGGTATGGCAAGGCGTTAACCCGATAGAGCAAGAAGCGGTATTGGCACGCATCGCGTCATCCGATAATTCTCGTACCACTGATGAGTGGTTAGATACCGTGATGGGCTACCGCAGCGGTAACTGGGCATACGAGTGGACCAAGCTGGGCATGCAGCACCAAAATCGCTCGAATGAAAAGAGCGGCGAAGAGATGGCTGAAGAGTTGTTTTCAGCATCGTTGTGTTTCAGCATTGCGGGCTACCCACATCTAAAGAACGATAACCTTGCTGCTCAGGCACAGGTATTAGCGAATGCGGCGTATTCTGAAGCGATCAAACACACTAAATTGATCGTCAAACAAATCGAAGTGCCGTATCAAAACAAAAAGATTAAGGCGAACTTACATCTAACCAAAACAGACAAACCACAACCTGTCGTGATCGTGAGTGCAGGTTTAGATAGCCTGCAAACTGACATGTGGCGTTTGTTTAGAGATTACCTAGCACCGAAAAATATTGCGATGCTAACGATTGATATGCCGTCGATAGGGCACAGTTCGCATTGGCCACTAACCGAAGACTCTTCTTGCCTGCACCAAGCCGTGTTGAATGAACTGCCTAACATTCCATGGGTGGACCATCATAAAGTCGGTCTGTTTGGGTTCAGATTCGGTGGTAACGCGATGGTGAGGTTGTCCTTCCTTGAGCAACATAAACTCAAAGCCTGTATCTCTTTAGGGGCTCCGATCCACGATATCTTTGTTCATGCCGACAAACTAAAGCAGATGCCTAAGATGCACTTGGATGTATTGGCTTCGCGTCTTGGTAAAGGGGCGGTGGATATCAATAGCCTTTCTGGGCAACTGATGGCTTGGTCATTGAAGGTGCAAGGCTTGTTGGCTAACAGTAAAACCAGTGTTCCTATTTTGGCATTGGCTTTGGAAGGTGACCCTGTTTCACCGCATCTGGATAATCAACTGGTTGCTATTTACAGTGATTACGGCAAAGCGAAGAAAATCAAAACCAAATCAATTACACAGGGGTATGAGCAATCCCTCGAATTAGCGATAAAGTGGCTTGAGGATGAATTATTTAGATGA
- the crl gene encoding sigma factor-binding protein Crl: MSEVTQQPTHYRLLNVLKAIGPYLREPQSEDGHYIFDCLSVCVNDKKSPEEREFWGWWLELDKSEEGFSAKYNTGKYNIDGNWDPLPLPKKAVAEVSRTQEAFHQKLVDELQKKFEIGVQLDEESVEFV; this comes from the coding sequence ATGTCAGAAGTGACACAACAACCTACGCATTATCGCTTATTAAACGTTTTAAAGGCTATTGGGCCTTACTTGAGGGAGCCGCAATCAGAAGATGGTCACTACATTTTTGATTGCTTGTCTGTGTGTGTGAACGATAAAAAGTCACCAGAAGAGCGTGAGTTCTGGGGCTGGTGGTTAGAGTTGGATAAGTCGGAAGAAGGATTCTCGGCGAAGTACAACACGGGTAAATACAACATTGATGGTAACTGGGATCCTTTGCCATTACCTAAAAAGGCGGTCGCTGAGGTGTCTCGAACTCAAGAAGCCTTTCACCAAAAGCTGGTTGACGAACTTCAAAAGAAATTTGAAATCGGCGTTCAGTTAGACGAAGAGTCTGTCGAATTCGTCTGA
- a CDS encoding aminoacyl-histidine dipeptidase, with the protein MSEFHSEISKLSPAPIWQFFDKICSIPHPSKHEEELAQYIIAWATEQGLDVRRDPTGNVFIKKPATPGMENKKGVVLQAHIDMVPQKNEDTDHDFTKDPIQPYIDGEWVTAKGTTLGADNGMGMASCLAVLALNEIQHGPIEVLLTVDEEAGMTGAFGLEAGWLEGDILLNTDSEQEGEVYMGCAGGIDGAMTFEIARNAIPADFVTRKLTLKGLKGGHSGCDIHTGRANANKLIARFLAGHAKELDLRIVEFKGGSLRNAIPREGFVTVAVPAANQEKLASLYNYYTELLSTELGKVEDSIVTFNEEASVEMGALASADQARFIAALNACPNGVIRMSDEIEGVVETSLNVGVITTEEDSITVLCLIRSLIDSGRSQVESMLHSVAELAGANIAFSGAYPGWKPDADSEIMHIFRDMYEGIYGHKPNIMVIHAGLECGLFKEPYPNMDMVSFGPTIKFPHSPDEKVKIDTVELFWNQMVALLAAIPEKA; encoded by the coding sequence GTGTCTGAATTCCATTCTGAGATCAGTAAATTGTCCCCTGCCCCTATTTGGCAGTTTTTCGATAAAATTTGTTCAATCCCGCACCCTTCGAAACATGAAGAGGAGCTTGCTCAATACATTATTGCGTGGGCAACAGAGCAAGGCTTAGATGTACGTCGCGACCCAACGGGCAACGTATTCATCAAAAAGCCAGCAACGCCGGGTATGGAAAACAAAAAAGGTGTCGTGCTACAAGCTCACATCGATATGGTTCCACAAAAGAACGAAGACACTGATCACGACTTTACAAAAGATCCAATCCAGCCATACATCGATGGCGAATGGGTTACAGCAAAAGGCACAACGCTTGGTGCTGATAACGGCATGGGAATGGCTTCTTGCTTAGCCGTTCTTGCTTTAAACGAAATCCAACATGGCCCTATCGAAGTTCTACTCACTGTAGATGAAGAAGCAGGCATGACTGGCGCGTTCGGTCTTGAAGCGGGTTGGTTAGAAGGCGATATCCTTCTTAATACTGACTCAGAGCAAGAAGGCGAAGTGTACATGGGTTGTGCGGGCGGTATCGACGGCGCAATGACATTTGAAATTGCACGTAATGCGATTCCAGCTGACTTCGTAACACGCAAGCTAACGCTAAAAGGCCTAAAAGGCGGTCACTCTGGTTGTGACATCCACACCGGTCGTGCAAACGCAAACAAACTGATTGCTCGCTTCCTAGCGGGTCACGCAAAAGAGCTAGACCTTCGCATCGTAGAATTCAAAGGTGGTAGCCTTCGTAATGCGATCCCTCGTGAGGGCTTCGTAACGGTTGCGGTTCCTGCTGCAAACCAAGAGAAATTAGCTTCGCTATACAACTACTACACTGAGCTGCTTTCAACAGAGCTAGGTAAAGTAGAAGACAGCATCGTGACTTTCAATGAAGAAGCTTCTGTAGAAATGGGCGCACTAGCGTCAGCAGACCAAGCTCGCTTTATCGCGGCACTTAACGCATGTCCAAACGGCGTGATTCGTATGAGTGACGAGATTGAAGGTGTTGTTGAAACGTCTCTAAACGTAGGTGTTATCACAACAGAAGAAGATTCAATCACAGTACTTTGCTTGATCCGTTCTCTTATCGACTCTGGTCGTAGCCAAGTAGAAAGTATGCTTCACTCTGTTGCTGAACTAGCAGGCGCTAACATCGCGTTCTCTGGTGCTTACCCAGGTTGGAAACCAGACGCAGATTCAGAGATCATGCATATCTTCCGCGACATGTACGAAGGCATCTACGGTCACAAGCCAAACATCATGGTTATCCATGCTGGCCTTGAGTGTGGTCTGTTCAAAGAACCTTACCCGAACATGGATATGGTTTCTTTCGGCCCAACGATCAAGTTCCCACACTCTCCTGATGAGAAAGTGAAGATCGACACAGTTGAGCTGTTCTGGAACCAAATGGTTGCATTACTTGCTGCGATCCCAGAAAAAGCATAA
- a CDS encoding NCS2 family permease → MFEKLFKLSENGTNVRTEIIAGLTTFLTMAYIIFVNPMILADAGMDHGAVFVATCLAAAIGCFIMGFVANYPIAQAPGMGLNAFFTYAVVMGMGYTWQVALAAVFVSGVIFIFLSIFKIREWIINSIPMSLRVGISAGIGLFLAFIALSNAGIVVSNPATKVSLGDITAIAPMLGALGFFITIALVHRGVKGAVMIAILAITAIGIAIGDVQYGGIMSTPPSLAPTFMQLDFSAVFEIGMISVVFAFLFVDLFDTAGTLVGVATKANLIKEDGKLPRLNKALLADSTATSIGALLGTSNTTSYVESVAGVAEGGRTGLTAVVVGILFLLALFFSPLAGMIPAYATSGALFYVAILMMSGLVGIDWRDLTEAAPVVVTCLLMPLTYSIAEGISLGFIAYAAIKLLSGKGRDVSPAVWVMSVIFILKYIFA, encoded by the coding sequence ATGTTCGAAAAGCTATTCAAACTCAGTGAAAATGGCACCAATGTGCGCACTGAAATCATCGCAGGTCTAACCACCTTCCTAACAATGGCTTACATCATTTTTGTAAACCCAATGATTCTAGCTGATGCTGGTATGGACCATGGCGCTGTATTTGTAGCAACCTGTTTAGCGGCTGCTATTGGCTGTTTCATCATGGGCTTTGTTGCTAACTACCCAATTGCTCAAGCACCAGGCATGGGCTTGAACGCATTCTTTACCTACGCTGTTGTAATGGGTATGGGTTATACGTGGCAAGTTGCTCTGGCAGCGGTTTTCGTATCAGGCGTGATCTTCATCTTCTTAAGTATCTTTAAGATTCGTGAATGGATTATTAACTCGATCCCTATGTCTCTGCGTGTTGGTATCTCTGCGGGTATCGGCCTTTTCCTTGCGTTTATCGCGCTTAGCAATGCAGGCATCGTTGTTTCTAACCCAGCGACTAAAGTTTCACTGGGCGATATCACTGCGATTGCGCCAATGTTAGGTGCGCTTGGTTTCTTCATTACTATTGCTCTTGTACACCGTGGTGTGAAAGGCGCAGTAATGATCGCGATTCTCGCTATCACAGCGATTGGTATTGCGATCGGTGACGTTCAATACGGCGGCATCATGTCGACACCACCAAGCCTTGCTCCTACATTCATGCAGCTTGATTTCTCTGCTGTATTTGAAATCGGTATGATTTCAGTTGTATTCGCATTCTTGTTCGTCGATTTGTTCGATACCGCGGGTACCTTGGTTGGTGTTGCAACGAAAGCAAACCTAATCAAAGAAGACGGTAAACTACCGCGCTTGAACAAAGCACTGCTTGCTGACTCTACAGCAACATCTATTGGTGCATTGCTAGGTACATCAAACACAACTTCTTATGTTGAGAGTGTTGCGGGTGTTGCTGAAGGCGGTCGTACCGGTCTAACTGCTGTTGTTGTTGGTATCTTATTCCTACTGGCTCTTTTCTTCTCGCCACTTGCAGGTATGATTCCGGCTTACGCAACATCAGGTGCACTTTTCTATGTAGCAATTCTGATGATGTCTGGCCTAGTTGGCATTGATTGGCGTGATCTTACGGAAGCCGCACCAGTCGTGGTAACATGTCTGCTTATGCCGCTGACGTACTCTATCGCTGAGGGTATCTCACTAGGTTTCATCGCTTACGCTGCAATTAAGCTGCTAAGTGGTAAAGGTCGCGACGTTTCACCTGCTGTGTGGGTAATGTCGGTTATCTTTATTCTTAAATACATTTTCGCTTAA
- a CDS encoding DUF3332 family protein, protein MKKTISKVVALAVVSVALSGCVGSNAVTGYLMKFNVKAVDNRYARGGLNILLAPAYGLTVAADYLVFNSLEFWTGSNPLTGAPHIFDTKTDTYLDINDQLDKSLTEAPVGPITSADMIEKGQMQQIDENTIQMDITYQSGERATLIGVREGEMVTYFIDGEVVAQTSIDELESYAASRA, encoded by the coding sequence ATGAAAAAAACAATTTCAAAAGTTGTAGCACTAGCAGTGGTATCTGTTGCTCTATCTGGTTGTGTGGGTAGTAACGCAGTAACCGGTTATCTAATGAAGTTTAACGTGAAGGCTGTTGATAACCGTTACGCTCGTGGTGGTTTGAACATACTACTTGCACCTGCGTATGGTCTAACGGTTGCTGCCGATTACCTAGTATTCAACTCACTAGAGTTCTGGACGGGTAGCAACCCACTAACAGGTGCTCCGCACATCTTTGATACTAAGACTGATACTTACCTTGATATCAACGATCAGCTTGATAAGTCACTGACTGAAGCGCCAGTAGGCCCGATCACGAGTGCCGATATGATTGAGAAAGGTCAAATGCAGCAGATCGACGAAAACACTATCCAAATGGACATCACTTACCAATCTGGTGAGCGTGCGACGTTAATCGGTGTTCGTGAAGGCGAGATGGTGACGTACTTCATCGACGGCGAAGTAGTGGCACAAACTTCAATTGATGAGCTAGAAAGCTACGCGGCTTCACGCGCTTAA
- a CDS encoding succinylglutamate desuccinylase/aspartoacylase family protein, which translates to MARLKPNQPFELLGYTVQPGQRMEIELQAAQLYTHSPLSIPIEIIHGRQAGPTLMVNAAIHGDELNGVEIARQLTNAIDPKKLKGTLLVVPIVNVFGFIHKSRYLPDRRDLNRCFPGSEKGSLTSRIAHTFFENVAKHCDYILDLHTGAIHRTNLPQIRANLSNPETLRIAKAFATPVIIDSPLRDGSLRSEAEKLGIPVLTYEGGEALRFDHLAIRAGYLGVHQVMKEIGMLRPNRKKLPEPVLSKSTSWIRAESDGILRNMVRLGEQVEAGQTLAYISSPLGHQEGQVITTKGGIVIGQQTLPLVNEGDAVFHIAYFKQDDDEVGQSVESYIEEVAEDDWLTALNN; encoded by the coding sequence ATGGCAAGACTAAAACCTAATCAACCCTTCGAATTACTTGGTTATACTGTTCAGCCAGGACAGAGAATGGAGATTGAACTGCAAGCGGCTCAGCTTTACACGCATTCTCCACTTTCAATCCCGATTGAAATTATTCATGGTCGCCAAGCGGGCCCAACACTGATGGTAAACGCGGCGATCCACGGAGATGAATTAAACGGTGTTGAGATTGCACGACAGCTGACCAATGCGATTGATCCAAAGAAACTGAAAGGAACACTACTTGTTGTGCCTATCGTTAACGTATTCGGTTTTATCCATAAGTCTCGTTACCTACCAGACCGTCGTGACCTGAACCGTTGCTTCCCAGGAAGTGAAAAAGGATCACTGACATCACGCATCGCTCACACCTTCTTTGAGAACGTAGCGAAGCACTGTGATTACATTCTGGATCTTCACACGGGTGCGATTCACCGTACTAACTTGCCACAGATCCGTGCAAACCTGTCGAACCCTGAAACACTGCGCATCGCAAAAGCGTTCGCAACACCCGTGATCATAGATTCTCCACTGCGTGATGGTTCACTGCGTAGCGAAGCGGAAAAGCTGGGTATTCCTGTATTAACTTACGAAGGTGGTGAAGCGCTGCGTTTTGATCACCTAGCGATTCGTGCGGGTTACCTTGGCGTGCATCAAGTGATGAAAGAAATCGGCATGCTGCGCCCTAACCGTAAGAAGTTACCAGAGCCAGTATTAAGCAAATCGACCAGTTGGATCCGCGCTGAATCAGACGGCATTTTGCGTAATATGGTAAGGCTTGGCGAACAAGTTGAAGCTGGACAAACCCTGGCTTACATCAGTTCTCCATTGGGTCACCAAGAAGGCCAAGTAATCACAACCAAAGGCGGTATCGTGATTGGTCAACAAACTCTACCGTTGGTAAACGAAGGTGACGCAGTATTCCACATTGCTTACTTTAAGCAAGATGATGATGAAGTGGGACAGTCTGTAGAGAGTTACATTGAAGAAGTCGCGGAAGACGATTGGCTGACAGCGCTAAACAACTAA
- the gpt gene encoding xanthine phosphoribosyltransferase: MSNKFVITWDNMQTYCRQLAEKQMPAEQWKGIWAVSRGGLVPGAILARELGIRHVDTICISSYDHDHQRDMTVVKAPEGDGEGFLIVEDLVDSGDTARKLREMYPKAKLIAVCAKPSGADLLDEYIVDIAQDTWIEQPWDTSLSFVEPVNRKSK, translated from the coding sequence ATGAGCAACAAATTCGTTATCACTTGGGACAACATGCAGACTTACTGCCGTCAACTTGCTGAAAAGCAAATGCCAGCAGAGCAGTGGAAAGGCATCTGGGCAGTAAGCCGTGGTGGTTTGGTTCCTGGTGCAATCTTGGCTCGCGAACTGGGTATTCGTCACGTAGATACGATTTGTATTTCTAGCTACGACCACGATCACCAACGTGATATGACAGTCGTTAAAGCACCTGAAGGTGACGGCGAAGGCTTCCTAATCGTTGAAGATCTTGTTGATAGTGGTGATACTGCACGCAAGCTTCGCGAAATGTACCCTAAAGCGAAATTGATCGCTGTATGTGCTAAGCCATCTGGTGCTGATTTACTAGACGAGTACATCGTGGATATCGCTCAAGACACATGGATTGAGCAACCTTGGGATACTAGCCTAAGCTTCGTTGAGCCGGTAAATCGCAAGTCAAAATAA